In one Thioclava sp. ES.031 genomic region, the following are encoded:
- a CDS encoding Gfo/Idh/MocA family protein, with product MSLAIGLVGLGAIARAQHLPAIAETDGVHLAAIASRNATLPDLPSYPDLRAMLDAEPEIGAVSLCTPPQGRFDQAMAVLRAGRHLMLEKPPGMTLSEVEALRETAAKAGLTIFATWHSREAAAVEAARKWLAGREISEIRIDWREDVRKWHPGQEWIWQPGGLGVFDPGINALSILTRILPRPVRLTAAALSIPQGRQTPIAADLEMRAGDTAITAAFDWRETGDELWRITLQTERGTAMLDKGGAEFSTDGEVIATGENREYANLYARMRDLVRAGQSDLDLAPMRLVADAFINARFAITYPFDT from the coding sequence ATGAGCCTTGCCATCGGCCTCGTGGGGCTGGGAGCGATCGCCCGCGCCCAGCACCTTCCCGCGATCGCGGAGACTGACGGCGTGCATCTCGCCGCCATCGCGAGCCGCAATGCCACCCTGCCCGACTTGCCAAGCTATCCCGACCTGCGCGCGATGCTGGACGCCGAGCCCGAGATCGGTGCCGTCTCGCTCTGCACACCGCCGCAGGGGCGGTTCGATCAGGCGATGGCGGTGCTGCGCGCGGGCCGTCACCTGATGCTCGAAAAGCCGCCCGGCATGACGCTGAGCGAGGTCGAGGCGCTGCGGGAGACCGCGGCCAAGGCGGGACTGACGATCTTCGCCACCTGGCATTCGCGCGAGGCGGCAGCCGTGGAAGCCGCGCGCAAGTGGCTCGCCGGGCGCGAGATTTCCGAGATCCGGATCGACTGGCGCGAGGATGTACGCAAGTGGCATCCCGGGCAGGAGTGGATCTGGCAACCGGGCGGGCTCGGGGTCTTCGATCCCGGCATCAACGCGCTCTCGATCCTGACCCGCATCCTGCCCCGGCCCGTGCGGCTGACAGCAGCCGCGCTCAGCATCCCGCAGGGCCGCCAGACCCCGATCGCCGCCGATCTGGAGATGCGCGCGGGCGACACCGCGATCACCGCCGCCTTCGACTGGCGGGAAACCGGCGACGAGCTGTGGCGCATCACCCTTCAGACCGAACGCGGCACGGCCATGCTCGACAAGGGCGGCGCGGAGTTCAGCACCGATGGCGAGGTGATCGCCACGGGCGAGAACCGCGAATACGCCAATCTCTACGCCCGGATGCGCGATCTGGTGCGCGCCGGCCAAAGCGATCTCGACCTCGCGCCGATGCGCCTTGTCGCAGACGCCTTCATCAATGCACGTTTCGCGATCACCTATCCGTTCGACACCTGA
- a CDS encoding glycoside hydrolase family 2 TIM barrel-domain containing protein, with translation MREISKLNEGWTFAEGFDASKVAKPLQGETVTLPHNAADLPMSYFDEAAFQRPFTYQHEIAWDDAWTGKLVRLRFDAAMADAVVYANGSEVLRHRDGYTPFTVDLTERFADGRALVTVHIDGSENPEIPPFGGRIDYLTYAGIYRDVWLEVLPEAHIASVKIETPDVLAETKRVLIKLDAPGAVEAVLSDAEGREIARSQGTGEISFESLSGITLWSPETPALYTLTLTLSESGDRLTQRFGFRHAEFTPEGFFLNGNRVVLRGLNRHQSFPYSGYAQGKRSQERDADILRYDLGCNIARTSHYPQSPYFLDRCDEIGLMVFEEIPGWQHIGGDVWQDESVANVERMIRRDWNHPSIIIWGVRINESPDAEAFYKRTNALAHELDATRPTGGVRCITDSQLLEDVYTMNDFILGDFELPFSNRPRTSLRDQQEVTGLPKRVPYLVTEYNGHMYPTKSGDPEHRQHEHVLRHLDVLNAAHDPDAGLAGCIGWCMFDYNTHKDFGAGDRICHHGVMSIFREPKFATYAYASQRDPDEAIVMEPVTVWSRGERNIGGVIPLIVLTNCDEVELSYADVVKRVGPDRTRFPHLPHAPVVIDYEHFTPDEVTAWGESWHAGRLRGYRNGELVIERDFPADAMFDRLELAPDVTKAEADASDEIRVMIRARDQAGNKLHFLNEPVFLTVEGPARLIGPDCPVLQGGATGCWLRLTGDAGTIRVTARLRDRVEIVEIAAL, from the coding sequence ATGAGAGAGATCAGCAAACTGAACGAAGGCTGGACATTCGCAGAAGGCTTCGACGCATCCAAGGTCGCAAAGCCGCTGCAGGGCGAGACGGTCACCCTGCCCCATAACGCCGCCGACCTGCCGATGAGCTATTTCGACGAAGCCGCGTTCCAGCGCCCTTTCACCTATCAGCACGAGATCGCGTGGGACGATGCGTGGACGGGCAAGCTGGTGCGGCTGCGGTTCGATGCGGCGATGGCCGATGCCGTGGTCTATGCGAACGGCTCGGAAGTGCTGCGCCACCGCGACGGCTACACGCCCTTCACCGTCGATCTGACGGAGCGGTTCGCAGACGGCAGGGCGCTGGTGACGGTGCATATCGACGGGTCGGAAAATCCCGAGATCCCGCCCTTCGGTGGCCGGATCGACTATCTCACCTATGCCGGGATCTATCGCGATGTCTGGCTGGAAGTACTCCCCGAGGCCCATATCGCAAGCGTGAAGATCGAGACGCCCGACGTGCTGGCCGAGACCAAGCGCGTTCTGATCAAGCTCGACGCGCCGGGCGCGGTGGAGGCGGTTCTGTCGGACGCCGAAGGGCGGGAGATCGCGCGCAGCCAAGGCACGGGCGAGATCTCCTTCGAGAGCCTGAGCGGTATCACGCTCTGGTCACCCGAGACGCCCGCGCTCTACACGCTGACGCTGACCCTGAGTGAGAGCGGCGACCGCCTCACCCAGCGCTTCGGCTTCCGTCACGCCGAATTCACGCCCGAGGGCTTCTTCCTCAACGGCAATCGCGTGGTCCTGCGCGGCCTCAACCGCCACCAGAGCTTCCCCTATTCGGGCTATGCTCAGGGCAAACGCAGTCAGGAACGCGACGCGGACATCCTGCGCTACGATCTGGGCTGCAACATCGCGCGCACCTCGCATTATCCGCAGAGCCCCTATTTCCTCGACCGCTGCGACGAGATCGGCCTGATGGTCTTCGAGGAAATCCCCGGCTGGCAGCATATCGGCGGCGATGTCTGGCAAGACGAATCCGTCGCCAATGTCGAGCGGATGATCCGGCGCGACTGGAACCATCCCTCGATCATCATCTGGGGCGTGCGGATCAACGAAAGCCCCGATGCGGAAGCGTTCTACAAGCGCACCAATGCCCTCGCGCATGAGCTGGATGCGACGCGCCCGACCGGCGGCGTGCGCTGCATCACCGACAGCCAGCTGCTCGAAGACGTCTACACGATGAACGATTTCATCCTTGGCGATTTCGAACTGCCCTTCTCGAACCGCCCGCGCACGAGCTTGCGCGACCAGCAGGAGGTGACGGGGCTACCCAAGCGCGTGCCCTATCTGGTGACCGAGTATAACGGGCACATGTATCCGACCAAGTCGGGCGACCCCGAGCATCGCCAGCACGAGCATGTGCTGCGCCATCTCGACGTGCTCAACGCCGCCCATGACCCCGATGCCGGGCTCGCGGGCTGCATCGGCTGGTGCATGTTCGACTACAACACCCACAAGGATTTCGGCGCGGGCGACCGGATTTGCCATCATGGCGTGATGTCGATCTTCCGCGAGCCGAAATTCGCAACCTACGCCTATGCGAGCCAGCGCGACCCGGACGAGGCAATCGTGATGGAGCCGGTCACCGTCTGGTCGCGCGGCGAGCGCAATATCGGCGGGGTGATCCCGCTGATCGTGCTGACGAATTGCGACGAGGTGGAGCTATCCTATGCCGATGTGGTCAAGCGCGTCGGTCCCGACCGCACCCGCTTCCCGCATCTGCCGCATGCGCCGGTCGTCATCGATTACGAGCATTTCACCCCCGACGAGGTGACCGCCTGGGGCGAGAGCTGGCATGCGGGTCGCCTGCGCGGCTATCGCAACGGCGAATTGGTGATCGAGCGCGACTTCCCCGCCGATGCGATGTTCGATCGGCTGGAACTGGCGCCCGATGTCACGAAGGCCGAGGCCGATGCGAGCGATGAGATCCGGGTGATGATCCGCGCCCGCGATCAGGCCGGCAACAAGCTGCATTTCCTCAACGAGCCGGTCTTCCTGACCGTCGAGGGCCCGGCTAGGCTGATCGGCCCCGACTGCCCCGTTCTTCAGGGCGGCGCCACGGGCTGCTGGCTGCGGCTGACCGGCGATGCGGGCACGATCCGGGTCACGGC
- the dgoD gene encoding galactonate dehydratase yields the protein MKITAIETFIVPPRWCFVKISTDEGISGWGEPVLEGRAASVAACVEELSDYLIGKDPSHIQDHWTVMYRGGFYRGGGIHMSAIAGLDQALWDIKGKALGVPVHSLLGGQQRDRIRVYSWIGGDRPGDTARMARDCGDRGFTAVKMNGTEELQFIDSHDKIDAVLARVQAIREEMGPDFGIGVDFHGRVHRPMAKQLAKELEPYNLMFIEEPVLSENAEALREIANHCSTPIALGERLYTRWDFKSILQGGYVDIVQPDPSHSGGITETYRIAAMAEAHDVALALHCPLGPVALAANLQLDAVCYNAFIQEQSLGIHYNKGSDLLDYLSNPSVFEYDDGFVAIPQGPGLGVEVNEEKVRQAAAEGHRWRNPIWRHADGSFAEW from the coding sequence ATGAAAATCACCGCCATCGAAACCTTCATCGTGCCGCCGCGCTGGTGTTTCGTGAAAATCTCCACCGATGAGGGCATTTCCGGCTGGGGCGAACCGGTGCTGGAAGGTCGCGCAGCCTCTGTCGCCGCCTGCGTCGAGGAACTGTCGGATTACCTGATCGGCAAGGATCCTAGCCATATTCAGGACCACTGGACGGTGATGTATCGCGGCGGGTTCTATCGCGGCGGCGGAATCCACATGTCAGCGATCGCCGGGCTCGATCAGGCACTTTGGGACATCAAGGGCAAGGCGCTAGGCGTGCCGGTCCATTCGCTTCTGGGTGGCCAGCAGCGCGACCGTATCCGGGTCTATAGCTGGATCGGCGGCGACCGTCCGGGCGACACCGCGCGGATGGCACGGGACTGCGGCGACCGGGGCTTCACGGCGGTGAAGATGAACGGCACCGAGGAACTGCAATTCATCGACTCCCACGACAAGATCGACGCCGTGCTGGCGCGCGTGCAGGCGATCCGCGAGGAGATGGGCCCCGATTTCGGCATCGGCGTCGACTTCCACGGTCGCGTCCATCGCCCGATGGCGAAGCAGCTCGCGAAGGAGCTCGAGCCCTACAACCTGATGTTCATCGAAGAGCCCGTGCTGAGCGAAAACGCCGAGGCGCTGCGCGAGATCGCCAACCATTGCTCCACCCCGATCGCACTGGGCGAGCGGCTTTACACGCGATGGGATTTCAAATCGATCCTGCAGGGCGGTTACGTCGACATCGTCCAGCCCGACCCGTCCCATTCCGGCGGCATCACCGAGACCTACCGGATCGCGGCAATGGCCGAAGCGCATGACGTGGCTCTGGCGCTGCATTGCCCGCTGGGGCCGGTCGCGCTGGCGGCGAACCTGCAGCTCGATGCGGTCTGCTACAACGCCTTCATTCAGGAACAGTCGCTGGGCATCCATTACAACAAGGGCTCGGACCTGCTCGATTATCTGAGCAACCCGTCGGTCTTCGAATATGACGACGGCTTCGTCGCGATCCCGCAAGGCCCCGGCCTCGGCGTCGAGGTCAACGAGGAGAAAGTCCGCCAGGCGGCCGCTGAGGGCCACCGCTGGCGCAACCCGATCTGGCGCCATGCCGATGGCAGCTTCGCGGAGTGGTAA